The region AGCTTTAACACGGCGTTCTCCAGCACCAGGCGCATGAACCGGGATTCTTCAATCAGTTCATAGTCAATCTTAGCAATATAACTTCCTCTTTGAGGCTGGATCTCCACCAAACCTACTTTGCTCAGTTCAATGAGAGCCTCACGTACCGGAGTGCGGGAGAGATGCAGAACGGCGGAAAGCTCATTCTCGCTCACCGCGCTTCCCGGTACCAGTTCCAGATTAATGATATTATATTGAAGAACCCTCAGGGCATAGGTGCGGGCATTTTCAGCAGACAGCCTGTCCAGTACTTTCATATGTTCCTCCTTGTTTCTTAAATCTCCTTATATACCAGCAAACTATATATTATGTACTAGTATACTACCGAAAGAACGGATAGGCTATCATTATTTAGTTGAAAACTGTCATTTTAATTTTTATTCAGGACACTGCTAAAAGCCAAAAGTCAGAACCACCTTGCGGATGGATGGATCGTGGGAGTCAACGAAATCAAAGGCCTCCTGGGCTTTTAGCAGGGGGAAGGTGTGGGAAACGCTTCCTGTCAGGTCAAGTTTTCCTTCGTTGATTAATTCAATGGCTCTGCCAAACATCTTGTTCTGAAGGCGGGAACCCCGTACATCCAGTTCCTTTGAGGTGATGAGGAACTGGTTGATTTCAGTAGGGGATGTGGAAAAGCCCATAGTGATGACCCGGCCTGCGTTGCCGGTGGCTTTCAGCAGGCGAATCAGGGAATCACTTCCGCAGACCGCGTCAATGGATACGGTGGCGCCGTGCCCGTGTGTGTATTCCCTTACCTTCTCCTCCAAATCCTCTTTTAATACATTGATGGTGTGGGCGGCTCCTGCAGATTTCGCTCCTTCTAATTTCTCATCCACCACATCTGCTACTATGATATAGTCGCAGAGCAGCCGGGCAATTTTTAAGATGGAGCTCCCTAAAGCGCCGCATCCAAAAATAAGAAGCATATCATCCCTTTTAAGCTCCGCTCTGGTGCAGGACTGGATGGCAATGGTGGCAGGTTCGATCATCACGGCGTCCGTATCTGAGATGGAGTCAGGAAGCGGATAGCAGTCCTCCTGCGGCACAGCCATATATTCCTGGTATCCTCCGTCGATATGCACGCCCCTTACAGCCAGGCTGTCGCAGACATTCCCTCTTCCTATGCGGCAGGGATAACAGTGACCGCAGCTTGTAACCTGATTGACAATAACACGATCACCCGGACGCAGAGAGGTGACAGAAGAAAATGTATTCTCTACTACGCCGACCATCTCATGTCCGATGATTCTGGGGTAGGCTGCAGCCGCATTTGTGCCGTGGTAGATGCCCATATCTGAACCACAGATACCGGCGGCTGTCATACGTACTAATACATTGTTATCTTTAGTTACGGATGGTTTTTCAAGATCAATTATATGTAATGACTTGGGTTTTAAAATCTGTACTGCTTTCATAGCTGCTTATTCTCCTTTTTGATTGACGTGTGTGAAGAACTTACATACTTGTATACTAGTTTAGCGCCGGTAAAATGTC is a window of Enterocloster clostridioformis DNA encoding:
- a CDS encoding zinc-binding alcohol dehydrogenase family protein produces the protein MKAVQILKPKSLHIIDLEKPSVTKDNNVLVRMTAAGICGSDMGIYHGTNAAAAYPRIIGHEMVGVVENTFSSVTSLRPGDRVIVNQVTSCGHCYPCRIGRGNVCDSLAVRGVHIDGGYQEYMAVPQEDCYPLPDSISDTDAVMIEPATIAIQSCTRAELKRDDMLLIFGCGALGSSILKIARLLCDYIIVADVVDEKLEGAKSAGAAHTINVLKEDLEEKVREYTHGHGATVSIDAVCGSDSLIRLLKATGNAGRVITMGFSTSPTEINQFLITSKELDVRGSRLQNKMFGRAIELINEGKLDLTGSVSHTFPLLKAQEAFDFVDSHDPSIRKVVLTFGF